The Leptospira venezuelensis genome contains a region encoding:
- a CDS encoding PP2C family protein-serine/threonine phosphatase yields MSTRNNSSNKTNEIPAITSVKEFLSEESLSRFRFAMSLFLFFAGFGLLLGDPSSQGIYDPKWIRVAHVSLICISLFLSFKFEKFKKYSELVLLFHFAVMSIHSFYLLYVNGLYLGYLFGLILVVFSTGVSINNRRVLIPVLLLFIAIAFFVGIHVKDPKIDVGMYYFGLISSGILSVLVIGFRMKTFETLLEADVQMEKIQTNMEEELSIAQKTQKGLVDLDFPEAGNFRIYSYFKPLESVGGDLIKTNLGKEGELDFFFADAAGHGVSAAMVSAMAVMAFKTTAPIAESPSKGLTMIHESLMTMIGGFFITAVYMRLDRKKKSLTYSYAGHHPAVLIKSDGSVQELTGKGTVLLALPKLFNRDYEVILESGDRVILFSDGMFEFYTEEKEFFGNEAFLDLIRDYTSLSGRVFLDSLGEAVIGLHSSPPRDDMTMLYLEVL; encoded by the coding sequence ATGTCTACAAGGAACAATTCTTCCAACAAAACAAATGAAATACCGGCAATCACAAGCGTAAAAGAATTCTTATCCGAGGAATCTCTTTCGCGATTTCGTTTCGCGATGTCCCTTTTTCTTTTTTTTGCTGGATTCGGCTTGTTGTTAGGCGATCCTTCTTCCCAAGGAATATACGATCCAAAATGGATAAGGGTCGCTCACGTTTCTCTCATTTGTATCTCTTTATTCCTAAGTTTTAAATTCGAAAAATTTAAAAAATACTCTGAACTAGTTTTACTCTTCCATTTTGCTGTGATGAGTATTCATTCATTTTATCTTTTATATGTGAATGGTTTGTATTTGGGCTATTTATTTGGATTGATACTCGTTGTATTCAGTACTGGGGTTTCCATTAATAACCGGAGAGTACTAATTCCAGTTCTACTTTTATTCATTGCTATCGCATTCTTTGTCGGGATACATGTGAAAGATCCTAAGATAGATGTTGGGATGTATTATTTTGGTCTGATCTCTTCCGGGATCTTGTCAGTGCTTGTGATTGGTTTTAGAATGAAAACATTCGAAACATTGTTAGAAGCAGATGTGCAGATGGAAAAAATTCAGACCAATATGGAAGAAGAATTATCCATCGCTCAGAAAACACAAAAAGGTCTTGTGGATCTTGACTTTCCGGAGGCCGGTAATTTTAGGATCTATTCTTATTTTAAACCTTTGGAAAGTGTAGGCGGTGATCTGATCAAAACAAATTTGGGTAAAGAAGGGGAGCTTGACTTTTTCTTTGCCGATGCTGCTGGCCATGGAGTTTCTGCGGCAATGGTTTCCGCTATGGCTGTGATGGCATTTAAGACTACTGCTCCTATTGCGGAAAGCCCGTCTAAAGGATTAACCATGATTCATGAGTCTTTAATGACAATGATCGGTGGATTTTTTATCACCGCAGTTTATATGAGATTGGATAGAAAGAAAAAAAGTCTGACCTATTCGTATGCAGGGCATCATCCAGCAGTTTTAATCAAGTCAGATGGTTCTGTCCAAGAATTGACTGGAAAAGGAACGGTACTACTTGCACTTCCTAAACTATTCAATCGTGATTACGAAGTTATATTAGAATCGGGGGATAGAGTTATATTGTTCTCGGATGGAATGTTTGAGTTTTATACCGAAGAAAAAGAATTTTTCGGTAACGAAGCATTCTTGGATCTGATTCGAGATTATACATCTCTTTCTGGCAGAGTATTTTTAGATTCTTTGGGAGAAGCAGTTATTGGACTACATTCTTCTCCTCCTAGAGATGATATGACTATGTTATATTTGGAAGTTCTTTGA
- a CDS encoding SBBP repeat-containing protein, with protein MKAYKKNCIFYLTGILFLFNCNSKSNPNLSVSALALLNNTKSEIQNKSDAAWTRLLGTLSASTYANAITSDPSGNIYTAGEAWGDLDGQIRSGYIDLFVIKYDTNGNKQWTRLLGTPGEIAETYAYGITSNSSGNIYTTGYTNGNLDGQTKTGSQDLFIVKYDSNGNKQWTRLLGIVNKQTRAQGITSDSLGNIYITGYTSGNLDGQTKTGSYDLFVIKYDSNGNKMWTRLLGASGATTYSRHIVSDSSGNVYATGSTHGNLDGQTKVGNIDLFVVKYDPNGNKQWLKLLGVFSREAEAYGITSDLSGNIYTTGYTNGNLDGETRTGSQDLFIVKYDTNGNKQWTRLLGGDERDTYAYGITSDSSANVYITGYTYANFDGPPKSAGVIPDLFVVKYDNTGAKQEIRLIRQSSFFPYGITLDPAENIYVTGFTSADLNGNGLGAVYLFLSKFNKQSQ; from the coding sequence ATGAAAGCCTACAAAAAAAATTGCATCTTCTATCTTACTGGAATCTTATTCTTATTTAATTGCAATTCCAAATCCAATCCGAACCTGTCAGTTAGTGCGTTAGCACTCCTTAATAATACAAAATCAGAAATTCAAAACAAAAGTGATGCTGCTTGGACTCGCCTCTTAGGAACGCTTTCAGCAAGTACATATGCAAATGCAATCACTTCGGATCCTTCTGGGAATATTTACACAGCTGGTGAGGCATGGGGAGATCTGGATGGACAAATTAGATCCGGTTACATTGATTTATTTGTCATAAAATATGATACCAATGGGAACAAACAATGGACCCGTTTGCTCGGTACGCCTGGTGAGATAGCAGAAACATATGCATATGGAATCACCTCTAATTCTTCAGGAAATATTTACACAACTGGTTACACAAATGGAAATCTTGATGGGCAAACTAAGACCGGGAGTCAGGATCTGTTTATAGTAAAGTATGATTCTAATGGAAATAAACAATGGACTCGTTTATTAGGAATAGTTAACAAACAAACACGGGCACAAGGGATTACATCTGATTCATTAGGAAATATTTATATTACTGGTTACACCTCAGGAAATCTTGATGGGCAAACTAAAACCGGGAGCTACGATTTATTCGTAATTAAATATGACTCTAATGGAAATAAAATGTGGACCCGCTTACTTGGAGCCTCTGGAGCAACCACATATTCACGTCATATTGTATCTGATTCTTCAGGAAATGTTTATGCAACTGGCTCTACTCATGGAAACCTAGATGGACAAACAAAAGTTGGTAATATTGACCTATTTGTCGTAAAATACGATCCCAATGGAAATAAACAGTGGCTCAAATTGCTGGGAGTTTTTTCACGCGAGGCAGAAGCGTATGGAATTACATCGGATTTATCAGGAAATATTTACACAACTGGTTACACAAATGGAAATCTAGATGGAGAAACTCGAACAGGTAGCCAGGATTTATTTATCGTAAAATACGACACGAATGGAAACAAACAATGGACCCGATTGCTCGGAGGCGATGAAAGGGACACATATGCTTACGGCATTACATCAGATTCTTCGGCGAATGTTTATATAACAGGGTATACCTATGCAAATTTCGATGGACCGCCTAAATCCGCTGGTGTGATTCCTGATCTTTTCGTTGTAAAATATGATAATACTGGTGCAAAACAAGAAATTCGTTTAATACGACAATCCTCTTTTTTCCCTTACGGAATCACATTGGATCCAGCAGAAAATATATATGTTACTGGCTTTACCAGTGCTGACCTGAATGGAAATGGGTTAGGTGCCGTTTATTTGTTTTTATCAAAATTTAATAAGCAATCGCAATGA
- a CDS encoding acyl-CoA--6-aminopenicillanic acid acyltransferase, whose translation MCDTFVVTPDSTSSGKMIFGKNSDREPNEPQCLVRYPETVSKESQKRLTFIDVPNSKKAREVLISRPLHMWGAEMGANSKGVVIGNEAVFTKLKIEKKNDGLTGMDLLRLGLERSDTASEARDLIIEYLERFGQDACGGYSNRDFFYHNSFIIADPKEAFVLETADRYWAWKKIKGFYAISNGLTLESDYDGLHSHAIDFARAKGWLKKGQTFSFKEAFSDSLFTSFSKCKVRREIVTDGGKFFGPKLGVAEAMQILRLEGKEKGSVPLSISQGGFPSKSIGYSPAQSGMGSVCLHAGGPLSPNQTTSSFVAELDTNPAYSQFWATGCSIPSLSVFIPFSIPGKTFLEGDIVQPGVNPDSSLWWNHEILYRLCLKNYDKAVSIFSAELKEKQEKYIQKVEYTLGLGRNFSLDPVTKEASEEVDRLYKKWRTQVLELAVNGNILPNFWSSPLYNLSWAIWNRKAHINSRVLKGIDLPYESAYL comes from the coding sequence ATGTGCGATACTTTTGTGGTCACTCCGGATTCCACTTCTTCCGGAAAAATGATCTTTGGAAAAAATTCAGACAGAGAACCTAACGAGCCCCAATGTCTTGTAAGATATCCCGAAACGGTTTCTAAGGAGAGCCAGAAAAGACTTACATTCATAGATGTTCCTAATTCCAAAAAAGCCAGAGAAGTTTTGATCTCTCGCCCTCTTCATATGTGGGGAGCGGAGATGGGGGCAAATTCAAAAGGTGTTGTGATCGGTAACGAGGCAGTATTTACCAAACTTAAGATCGAAAAGAAGAATGATGGTCTTACTGGGATGGATCTTCTACGTCTTGGATTAGAACGTTCCGATACAGCTTCAGAAGCAAGAGATCTGATTATAGAATATTTGGAAAGATTTGGCCAAGATGCATGCGGCGGTTATTCAAATCGGGACTTTTTCTACCATAATAGTTTTATAATTGCTGATCCTAAAGAAGCCTTTGTCCTGGAAACTGCAGACAGATATTGGGCTTGGAAGAAGATTAAAGGTTTTTATGCGATCTCAAACGGTCTTACCTTAGAATCTGATTACGACGGTCTTCATTCTCATGCGATCGATTTTGCAAGAGCAAAAGGTTGGCTGAAAAAGGGACAAACTTTCTCTTTTAAAGAAGCTTTCTCTGATTCTCTATTTACTAGTTTCAGTAAATGTAAAGTTCGAAGAGAGATCGTTACCGATGGTGGAAAATTTTTCGGTCCTAAGTTAGGTGTTGCAGAGGCAATGCAAATTCTAAGGTTAGAAGGTAAAGAAAAGGGGAGTGTTCCTCTTTCTATCAGCCAAGGAGGTTTTCCTTCTAAGAGTATAGGTTATTCCCCAGCTCAGTCAGGTATGGGTTCAGTGTGTCTCCATGCAGGAGGTCCGCTTTCTCCTAACCAAACTACTTCTTCTTTTGTTGCGGAACTGGATACAAATCCTGCTTATTCTCAGTTTTGGGCAACAGGTTGTTCTATTCCTTCGTTATCTGTTTTTATCCCATTCTCTATTCCAGGGAAAACTTTCTTAGAAGGAGATATTGTTCAACCGGGTGTAAATCCGGATTCTTCTTTATGGTGGAATCATGAAATTTTATATAGGCTTTGTCTGAAAAATTATGATAAGGCAGTTTCGATCTTTAGCGCAGAACTGAAGGAGAAACAAGAAAAATATATTCAAAAAGTAGAATATACACTTGGTTTAGGTCGGAATTTCTCTTTAGATCCAGTTACTAAAGAAGCTTCGGAAGAAGTAGACAGACTTTATAAAAAATGGAGAACCCAAGTATTAGAACTTGCTGTAAACGGAAATATTCTTCCGAACTTCTGGTCTTCTCCACTTTATAATCTGAGTTGGGCAATTTGGAATCGCAAGGCACATATCAATTCCAGAGTTCTTAAGGGGATTGATTTGCCTTACGAATCCGCATATTTATGA
- a CDS encoding intradiol ring-cleavage dioxygenase → MKRKDFLKSIFVSGAVFTGLTSSCNSQKDNSTSNLGLLQGILDTSSCNITDVSSTSVCSLIPKETEGPYPLDLSSNSSYFRQDITEGKTGVPLSLVLTIQNINDNCNPISNARVDIWHCDKDGYYSGYKESGYLGIRNYIGETFCRGIQLTDSSGIVNFTTIYPGWYSGRVTHIHFQVYLNNGLVATSQIAFPEDITKTIYNTSLYSDHGQNTSVPGNCYDNIFNNSSSDLSLELCTITKDNSTGGYIASLTVGIAN, encoded by the coding sequence TTGAAAAGAAAAGATTTTCTAAAAAGTATATTTGTATCTGGTGCCGTTTTTACCGGACTAACGAGTTCCTGTAATTCTCAAAAAGATAATTCTACTTCTAATCTTGGTCTATTACAGGGAATTCTGGATACTTCTTCCTGCAATATAACTGATGTTTCCAGCACTTCTGTATGTTCTTTGATCCCAAAAGAAACGGAAGGCCCTTATCCTTTGGACCTTAGTTCCAATTCTTCTTATTTTCGTCAGGATATCACAGAAGGAAAAACTGGAGTTCCTTTGAGTCTTGTGTTAACGATCCAAAATATAAATGATAATTGTAACCCTATCTCGAATGCAAGAGTAGATATTTGGCATTGTGATAAAGACGGATATTATTCCGGATACAAGGAATCTGGATATTTGGGAATTAGGAATTATATAGGCGAAACATTCTGCAGAGGGATACAACTCACCGATAGTTCTGGTATCGTGAATTTTACTACGATCTATCCAGGATGGTATTCGGGAAGAGTAACTCATATTCATTTTCAAGTGTATTTGAATAATGGACTTGTGGCAACTTCTCAAATCGCTTTCCCCGAAGACATTACGAAAACTATATATAATACTTCATTGTATTCAGATCATGGACAAAATACATCCGTCCCTGGGAATTGTTATGACAATATATTCAATAATTCTTCTTCTGATCTAAGTTTGGAATTGTGTACGATTACCAAGGATAATTCCACAGGCGGATATATTGCGAGTCTCACAGTGGGGATCGCTAATTAA
- a CDS encoding glycosyltransferase family 39 protein — MKIKRALNIFFSEKIIASIFFVLTVLGFYLRFYKLTDQSLWFDELFSVTHSANVASIPDLLEGIKWDVHPPGYQIILYYWIKLFGDSDFSVRSLSSFANIISIIIVTVIYYFRINKNLIMSLGLAASLSACSILLLYSQEARSYSLMASFGLLAIVLSMVHDQYQTSYVWLLTFLILLIESWIHYLGLIWAGSIIIIHFLYNVFNKEKSKAILWGITGSLILISFIPWYLFTTAGHKMVPMKHIPPAEFTFPLTIMFLFFGRGILTYFPSLIFTTISEFRRSPKNLKFFSLYAIVVFYSLVLYSLQIFANLPMILDRNIIVISTAYILLIFLNSEFSEKWKKTFYFSILFSASIQLYDFKTYTKKYYKKEEYRNISIQVEKIKYELGINHKLSFVSIYPDHQSHYLPEEKIEKCEANTNFNSENKSKGSYLIYLWGHIGKSFSSSPSQHCLFPEYEIIKESAFFKAGLVLLRKKI, encoded by the coding sequence ATGAAAATAAAACGAGCTTTAAATATATTTTTTTCGGAAAAAATAATAGCCTCCATCTTCTTCGTTCTGACGGTGCTTGGTTTTTATCTTAGATTCTATAAATTAACAGACCAAAGTCTTTGGTTCGATGAGTTATTTTCAGTTACTCATAGTGCAAATGTTGCCTCTATCCCAGATTTGTTAGAAGGAATTAAATGGGATGTCCATCCTCCTGGATACCAAATCATTCTATATTATTGGATTAAACTTTTTGGAGATTCTGATTTTTCCGTACGATCTCTATCATCCTTTGCCAATATCATTTCAATCATTATTGTTACAGTTATTTATTACTTTCGAATCAATAAAAATCTAATAATGTCTCTCGGATTAGCTGCAAGTTTATCCGCATGCTCGATACTTTTATTGTACAGCCAAGAAGCAAGATCTTATAGTCTTATGGCTTCCTTTGGCCTGTTGGCAATTGTATTATCAATGGTCCACGATCAATACCAGACCTCGTATGTATGGCTCCTCACTTTCCTAATTCTATTAATTGAATCTTGGATTCATTACCTCGGGTTAATTTGGGCAGGTTCAATTATCATTATACATTTTCTTTATAATGTATTCAACAAAGAGAAAAGTAAGGCCATTTTATGGGGAATCACTGGGTCTTTAATCTTAATTTCGTTTATCCCTTGGTATTTATTTACCACTGCTGGGCATAAAATGGTCCCAATGAAACATATCCCACCAGCTGAATTTACCTTTCCTTTAACTATCATGTTTCTATTTTTCGGGAGAGGCATACTAACGTATTTCCCAAGTCTTATTTTTACAACAATAAGCGAGTTTCGCCGTTCTCCTAAAAATTTAAAATTTTTCTCCCTTTATGCGATTGTAGTCTTTTACTCATTGGTCCTATATTCTCTTCAAATTTTTGCGAATCTACCAATGATCTTGGATCGTAATATTATAGTAATATCAACTGCATATATATTACTCATATTCTTGAATTCTGAATTTTCGGAAAAATGGAAAAAGACATTTTACTTCTCAATTCTTTTTTCAGCGAGCATTCAATTATATGACTTTAAAACTTATACCAAAAAGTATTATAAAAAAGAAGAGTATCGCAACATTTCGATCCAAGTAGAAAAAATTAAATATGAATTAGGAATAAATCATAAACTTTCTTTTGTATCGATTTATCCGGATCATCAATCCCATTACCTTCCTGAAGAAAAAATTGAAAAATGCGAAGCGAATACCAATTTTAATAGTGAGAATAAATCTAAAGGATCTTATTTGATTTATCTCTGGGGTCATATTGGTAAAAGTTTTAGTAGTAGCCCAAGCCAACATTGTTTATTTCCAGAATATGAAATAATAAAAGAATCGGCTTTCTTTAAAGCTGGTCTTGTTCTTTTAAGAAAGAAAATCTAA
- a CDS encoding acyl-CoA thioesterase, which produces MSKPEKYPYSVQQKVAWGDMDAFGHVNNVVYARYFETARASYFDDMGLWESPQKPMEGGPVLTHIEMDYRKQVRFPETIDISVKLESVKNRSFSIVCSMWNQAGECVLTGKAELLWFNFSTGKPVAIPDVYKEQFFQQNK; this is translated from the coding sequence ATGTCTAAACCGGAAAAATATCCATACAGCGTTCAGCAAAAAGTAGCCTGGGGAGATATGGATGCATTTGGTCATGTGAATAATGTGGTCTATGCAAGATATTTTGAAACTGCCAGGGCCTCTTATTTTGATGATATGGGTCTTTGGGAATCTCCTCAAAAGCCTATGGAGGGTGGACCGGTCCTTACTCATATAGAAATGGATTATAGAAAGCAGGTTCGTTTTCCGGAGACGATTGATATTTCCGTAAAATTGGAATCAGTTAAGAACAGATCTTTTTCGATCGTTTGTTCCATGTGGAATCAAGCAGGGGAATGCGTCTTGACTGGAAAAGCGGAACTGTTATGGTTTAATTTTTCTACTGGTAAACCGGTGGCGATTCCAGATGTCTACAAGGAACAATTCTTCCAACAAAACAAATGA
- a CDS encoding patatin-like phospholipase family protein — protein sequence MSSYFSPGESEQSGMMIGLPKAKKGARALVVAGGGMKGSFAGGALYAINQAMPSTYFDLILGVSSGSCAAAYYTTGYETDHAHGLKILDIWRKELSGSQLISFLNPFRGKTFLDQEYLIDYLFGTKYRLPSEYLEKKETSPFYVVVTNLAKARAEYVKATASNVLNLLKAATSLPIATRGKWKLGEQYYGDGGISDPIPVESVIQAGYKDITVVLNSPEDEFSDPIPGFQGWLSYPSNKKLSHMISKVHHTMYNRAVRIIHSPPKGVKIRVISPEESELSMVTTSSKLLNRSVTKGMEAGQRLVANMIAEISGLKNKSKLLRKLFIPTIRPEEGKD from the coding sequence ATGAGTTCATATTTTTCTCCTGGAGAATCAGAACAATCAGGAATGATGATTGGTCTGCCTAAAGCCAAAAAAGGCGCGAGGGCATTGGTAGTCGCAGGTGGAGGAATGAAAGGTTCTTTTGCAGGCGGTGCTTTATATGCGATCAACCAGGCAATGCCTTCTACATACTTTGATCTAATTTTAGGAGTTTCTTCAGGCTCCTGCGCTGCAGCTTACTACACTACTGGCTATGAAACAGATCATGCACATGGTTTGAAAATCCTGGATATTTGGAGAAAAGAACTCTCAGGTAGTCAATTGATCTCTTTTTTAAATCCTTTCCGGGGAAAAACTTTTTTAGATCAAGAATATCTAATAGACTATTTGTTTGGAACCAAGTATAGGCTTCCTTCCGAATATTTGGAGAAGAAGGAAACTTCTCCTTTTTATGTGGTAGTCACAAATCTTGCAAAAGCAAGAGCAGAATATGTGAAGGCTACCGCTTCTAATGTTCTAAATTTGTTGAAGGCAGCGACTTCTTTGCCCATTGCTACCAGAGGGAAATGGAAATTGGGCGAGCAGTATTACGGGGACGGAGGGATCTCTGATCCTATCCCCGTTGAGTCTGTTATCCAAGCAGGTTATAAGGATATTACTGTTGTATTAAATAGCCCTGAGGATGAATTTTCAGATCCAATTCCAGGGTTCCAAGGTTGGCTTTCCTATCCTTCTAACAAAAAACTTTCACATATGATCAGTAAAGTGCATCATACTATGTATAATCGTGCGGTTCGAATCATCCATTCCCCGCCTAAAGGTGTAAAAATCAGAGTCATCTCTCCGGAAGAATCCGAATTGAGTATGGTCACAACAAGTTCAAAACTTTTAAATCGTTCCGTTACAAAAGGAATGGAAGCTGGCCAAAGGTTAGTTGCGAATATGATCGCAGAAATTTCAGGACTCAAAAATAAATCAAAACTTTTGAGAAAACTTTTCATCCCTACGATCCGACCCGAAGAAGGTAAAGATTAA
- a CDS encoding SelL-related redox protein, producing the protein MKFLPKEILESKVEGRNLTGPSFGDNLPQKPSLLVFLRHLGCIFCRETVEDLRAFSSEMAAFPPVLFVYPDSVRDGEEFFSRFWPEAKAISNPSASFYEQINVLEGNLIELAGPEVWVSAVRALAKGNFYGVQGRHLLRMPGVFLVLKDRILWTHSYRHIGDEPDWSKIPGCTPLPTDEYDPGILPA; encoded by the coding sequence ATGAAATTCCTACCGAAAGAAATTTTGGAATCCAAGGTCGAAGGAAGAAATTTAACCGGCCCGAGCTTTGGGGACAATCTTCCTCAAAAACCTAGTTTGCTTGTTTTTCTGCGGCACCTAGGCTGTATATTTTGCAGGGAAACAGTGGAGGACCTTCGTGCATTTAGTTCTGAAATGGCTGCTTTCCCGCCTGTTCTATTTGTATATCCTGACTCGGTAAGAGATGGAGAAGAATTTTTTTCCCGATTCTGGCCTGAGGCAAAAGCAATCTCAAATCCAAGTGCTTCCTTTTACGAACAGATTAATGTGTTAGAGGGCAATTTAATCGAATTAGCTGGCCCAGAAGTTTGGGTGAGTGCAGTGCGTGCTCTTGCAAAAGGAAATTTTTACGGCGTCCAAGGCAGGCATTTGCTTAGAATGCCCGGCGTTTTTTTAGTTTTGAAGGACAGAATTCTTTGGACTCATTCCTACCGCCATATTGGAGACGAACCAGATTGGAGTAAAATACCTGGTTGTACACCTTTACCTACGGATGAGTATGATCCAGGAATTCTGCCGGCTTAG
- a CDS encoding RNA polymerase subunit sigma-70, translating to MEKLSEKDKRLISSVEFYFREGNSEQFLKEAWTWAWALARGRYHLDEDSCSEIVLKLVLDAEEVLHLYRERGYSNFPAFFTTYTKNLIWNQRRKEIRLNKNEILSDGFERFYDPRSEFTKDILSERQKTSILIRKILSEMDPIASLILKLKHRIPLNLKDSRLFYSKLKKKKLKLRDYYGKDLEEERKSWIRKKELNEKLSRLYQNMQIHHFENSEKWKISRKQLLEVCGSVMEEKSFKKIGWYLGLSEHSVRKSYYFGISEIKRKEDLKKIRFLEAA from the coding sequence ATGGAAAAATTATCTGAAAAAGACAAAAGACTTATCTCATCCGTTGAATTTTATTTTAGAGAAGGTAATTCCGAACAATTTTTAAAAGAAGCATGGACCTGGGCCTGGGCACTTGCCAGAGGAAGATATCATTTGGACGAAGATTCCTGTTCTGAGATCGTTCTGAAATTGGTGTTGGATGCGGAGGAAGTGTTACATCTGTACAGGGAAAGAGGTTATTCCAATTTTCCCGCTTTTTTTACGACATATACTAAAAACTTAATATGGAATCAGCGGCGAAAAGAGATTCGACTCAACAAAAATGAAATTCTATCAGATGGATTCGAAAGATTTTATGATCCAAGATCCGAATTCACTAAGGACATACTAAGTGAAAGACAGAAAACTTCAATTTTAATCCGGAAAATTCTTTCTGAAATGGATCCCATTGCTTCTCTCATTCTCAAATTGAAACATAGGATCCCTCTAAATTTAAAAGATTCCAGATTATTCTATTCTAAGCTTAAAAAGAAAAAATTAAAACTTAGAGATTATTATGGAAAAGATCTAGAAGAAGAAAGGAAATCTTGGATTAGAAAAAAGGAGTTAAACGAGAAACTTTCCAGGCTTTATCAAAATATGCAAATCCATCATTTCGAAAATTCAGAAAAGTGGAAAATTTCCAGAAAACAATTGCTCGAAGTCTGCGGTTCTGTAATGGAAGAAAAAAGTTTTAAAAAGATAGGCTGGTATTTAGGGCTCAGTGAACATTCGGTTAGAAAATCGTATTATTTTGGGATTTCCGAAATAAAAAGAAAAGAAGATCTGAAAAAGATCAGATTTTTGGAAGCAGCCTAA
- a CDS encoding TerC family protein codes for MDLHIIDLIVSLLTLTAMEIVLGIDNIVFLSIVVGKLPKEQQAGGRTIGLLAALGFRIGLLFTVSWLASLTNGLFQVGDFTVTGRDLIMLGGGLFLMAKSTSEIHHKMEEGETDLDTGSSPSFLNVIVQIIILDIIFSVDSIITAVGLSGNLMVMVLAVVISLIIMLIFSGKVSDFINEHPTMKILALSFLIMIGVMLFADGLHFHIPKGYIYFSMAFSLLVEFINMRIRKANQSP; via the coding sequence ATGGATTTGCATATTATAGACCTTATTGTCTCTCTTCTAACCCTCACAGCAATGGAAATCGTTCTAGGGATTGATAATATCGTATTTCTCTCCATAGTAGTAGGCAAACTTCCTAAAGAGCAACAAGCAGGTGGACGAACTATCGGGCTTTTAGCAGCGTTAGGCTTTAGAATCGGTTTATTATTTACTGTAAGTTGGCTTGCAAGTCTCACAAACGGACTTTTCCAAGTTGGAGATTTTACAGTAACAGGAAGAGACCTGATCATGCTTGGTGGTGGGCTTTTTCTAATGGCGAAAAGTACAAGTGAGATCCATCACAAAATGGAAGAAGGTGAAACTGATCTAGACACAGGATCTTCTCCTTCTTTTTTGAATGTCATCGTTCAAATCATCATTTTAGATATTATTTTTTCCGTAGATTCTATCATTACTGCAGTGGGGCTTTCAGGAAATCTAATGGTGATGGTTCTCGCTGTGGTCATTTCTCTTATAATAATGTTAATATTTTCAGGAAAGGTAAGCGACTTTATCAACGAACATCCTACCATGAAAATTTTGGCTTTATCCTTTTTGATCATGATAGGAGTGATGCTGTTTGCAGATGGTTTACATTTCCATATTCCAAAAGGATATATATACTTCTCTATGGCATTCTCACTTCTTGTGGAATTCATAAATATGCGGATTCGTAAGGCAAATCAATCCCCTTAA